In one Halorubrum sp. CBA1229 genomic region, the following are encoded:
- a CDS encoding radical SAM protein translates to MISKGCEQCAKGGKMVLFVYGYCDQRDCFYCPLGENRKNVTDVYANERKVESDEDVIAEAKRMSALGTSITGGEPQEAMAKTTRYLELLKDEFGEDHHTHLYTGITGGRENMRRLSEAGLDEIRFHPPLELWGDMHGTEWEEILYIAREEGLTPAFEIPGIRAEPEFLDFLDEGAAEFCNINEFEMSDGNYRRMQEEGFELQEGHMSAVEGSKDDAIVSEMASHEKVYFCTSVFKDAAQHRNRLKRMAENIRREFDEVTDDGTLVYGKAFADPDRFEALGVPEQFYTVKSDHVEVAWWLLEEMVEDGDLARGEIVEQYPTADGTVVERTPVA, encoded by the coding sequence ATGATCTCCAAGGGCTGCGAACAGTGCGCCAAAGGCGGCAAGATGGTGCTGTTCGTCTACGGCTACTGCGACCAACGGGACTGCTTCTACTGCCCCCTCGGAGAGAACCGGAAGAACGTCACCGACGTGTACGCCAACGAGCGGAAGGTCGAGTCCGACGAGGACGTGATCGCGGAGGCCAAGCGCATGAGCGCGCTCGGCACCTCGATCACCGGCGGCGAACCGCAGGAGGCGATGGCGAAGACGACGCGCTACCTCGAGCTGCTGAAAGACGAGTTCGGCGAGGACCACCACACCCACCTGTACACGGGTATCACCGGCGGCCGCGAGAACATGCGCCGGCTCTCGGAGGCGGGGCTCGACGAGATCCGCTTCCACCCGCCGCTGGAGCTGTGGGGCGACATGCACGGGACCGAGTGGGAGGAGATCCTGTACATCGCCCGCGAGGAGGGGCTCACGCCCGCCTTCGAGATCCCCGGCATCCGCGCGGAGCCGGAGTTCCTCGACTTTTTGGACGAGGGCGCCGCGGAGTTCTGTAACATTAACGAGTTCGAGATGTCCGACGGCAACTACCGCCGGATGCAGGAGGAGGGGTTCGAACTCCAGGAGGGGCACATGTCCGCCGTCGAGGGGTCGAAAGACGACGCCATCGTCTCCGAGATGGCGAGCCACGAGAAGGTGTACTTCTGTACGTCCGTCTTCAAGGACGCCGCCCAACACCGGAACCGGCTCAAGCGGATGGCGGAGAACATCCGGCGCGAGTTCGACGAGGTGACCGACGACGGCACCCTCGTCTACGGGAAGGCGTTCGCCGACCCCGACCGCTTCGAGGCGCTCGGCGTCCCCGAGCAGTTCTACACCGTCAAGTCGGACCACGTCGAGGTCGCGTGGTGGCTCCTCGAGGAGATGGTCGAGGACGGCGACCTCGCCCGCGGCGAGATCGTCGAGCAGTACCCGACCGCCGACGGCACCGTCGTCGAGCGGACGCCCGTGGCCTGA
- a CDS encoding inorganic diphosphatase, producing MVNLWEELETGPDAPDEIYAVVECLKGERNKYEYDKDIPGVVLDRVLHSNVHYPYDYGFIPQSYYDDGDPFDVMVLVEDQTFPGCVVEARPVALMKMDDDGEQDDKVIAVPTEDPRFDHIEDLEDIPQQIRDEIDEFFSTYKNLEPGKEVETLGWEDKATAKEAIEHAQDLYADEFGE from the coding sequence ATGGTCAACCTCTGGGAGGAGCTCGAAACGGGGCCGGACGCGCCCGACGAGATCTACGCGGTCGTTGAGTGCCTCAAGGGCGAGCGGAACAAGTACGAGTACGACAAGGACATTCCCGGCGTCGTCCTCGACCGCGTGCTCCACTCGAACGTCCACTACCCGTACGACTACGGATTCATCCCGCAGTCGTACTACGACGACGGCGATCCGTTCGACGTGATGGTGCTCGTCGAGGACCAGACGTTCCCCGGCTGCGTCGTCGAGGCCCGCCCCGTCGCGCTCATGAAGATGGACGACGACGGCGAGCAGGACGACAAGGTGATCGCGGTGCCTACCGAGGACCCCCGCTTCGACCACATCGAGGACCTCGAGGACATCCCCCAGCAGATCCGCGACGAGATAGACGAGTTCTTCTCGACCTACAAGAACCTCGAGCCCGGCAAGGAGGTCGAGACCCTCGGGTGGGAGGACAAGGCGACCGCCAAAGAGGCGATCGAACACGCGCAGGACCTGTATGCGGACGAGTTCGGCGAATAA
- a CDS encoding DUF373 family protein, whose protein sequence is MLLVLCVDLDDDLGRKTGIPTPVIGADDVTEAAVALATADPEDSDVNVLFQGVNVHDELAAGGEAVEVAAVTGVDGSDVKANRAVGKEVDRVLAELSTGEEVSAVVITDGAQDESVLPVIRSRMPIDGMRRVVVRQAQDLESLYYTIKQVLADPETRGTILVPLGVLLLIYPLVVVANLFDVAGAAVLGILSGIVGLYSLFRGLGLEETVDGAASTVRNVLYTGRVTLVTYVVALALIVVGGVQGMETIEAVTAVRGGSITAGVTLAAFVHGFVQWLAVAGVTSSLGQITDEYLGGRFRWRYLNAPFYVLSIAVVLYAVSGFFLPEAQGVTSLGLSDLAMALAAGTLTAVLSTLAFAVAESQLPSTAGVGERKSG, encoded by the coding sequence ATGCTGTTGGTCCTCTGTGTCGACCTCGACGACGACCTCGGCCGGAAGACGGGGATCCCCACCCCGGTGATCGGCGCCGACGACGTCACCGAGGCCGCCGTCGCGCTCGCGACGGCCGACCCGGAGGACTCGGACGTGAACGTCCTCTTCCAGGGAGTGAACGTCCACGACGAGCTGGCGGCCGGCGGCGAGGCGGTCGAGGTCGCCGCCGTCACCGGCGTCGACGGCTCCGACGTGAAGGCGAACCGCGCGGTCGGCAAGGAGGTCGACCGCGTCCTCGCCGAGCTGTCGACCGGCGAGGAGGTCTCCGCGGTCGTGATCACCGACGGCGCGCAAGACGAGTCCGTCCTCCCGGTGATCCGCTCGCGGATGCCGATCGACGGGATGCGTCGCGTCGTCGTCCGACAGGCGCAGGACCTCGAATCGCTCTACTACACGATCAAGCAGGTGCTCGCGGACCCCGAGACCCGCGGGACGATCCTGGTGCCGCTCGGCGTCCTCCTCCTCATCTACCCGCTGGTCGTCGTCGCGAACCTCTTCGACGTCGCCGGCGCGGCCGTCCTCGGGATCCTCTCCGGCATCGTCGGCCTCTACTCGCTGTTCCGCGGGCTCGGACTGGAGGAGACCGTCGACGGGGCGGCCTCGACGGTGCGGAACGTCCTCTACACGGGGCGGGTGACCCTCGTTACCTACGTCGTCGCGCTCGCGCTGATCGTGGTCGGCGGCGTCCAGGGAATGGAGACGATCGAGGCCGTCACCGCGGTCCGCGGCGGGTCGATCACGGCCGGCGTGACCCTCGCCGCGTTCGTCCACGGCTTCGTCCAGTGGCTCGCGGTCGCCGGCGTCACCTCCAGCCTCGGGCAGATCACCGACGAGTACCTCGGCGGGCGGTTCCGGTGGCGGTACCTCAACGCCCCCTTCTACGTGCTCTCCATCGCGGTCGTGCTGTACGCCGTCTCCGGCTTCTTCCTGCCCGAGGCGCAGGGCGTCACGTCGCTCGGGCTCTCCGACCTCGCGATGGCGCTCGCGGCCGGGACGCTCACCGCCGTGTTGAGCACGCTCGCGTTCGCCGTCGCGGAGTCGCAGCTCCCGTCGACGGCCGGCGTCGGCGAGCGGAAGAGCGGCTAG
- a CDS encoding transcription initiation factor IIB gives MTRPTRQRDHDRQRVRDEDADETETDAEGVDADELDPEDFDPEELTRTADGELIHEETGMIIEEEQIDPGPEWRAFNHSERQEKSRVGAPTTKTMHDKGLTTTIDWKDKDAYGRSISSKKRSQMHRLRKWQERIRTKDAGERNLQFALSEIDRMASALGVPRSVREVASVIYRRALNEDLIRGRSIEGVSTAALYAACRKEGIPRSLEEISDVSRVDRKEIGRTYRYISQELGLEMRPVDPKKYVPRFSSELDLSEEVQSKANEIIETTAEQGLLSGKSPTGYAAAAIYAASLLCNEKKTQREVADVAQVTEVTIRNRYQEQIEAMGIHS, from the coding sequence ATGACACGGCCAACCCGGCAACGGGATCACGACCGGCAGCGTGTGCGGGACGAGGACGCCGACGAGACCGAAACCGACGCCGAGGGGGTCGACGCGGACGAGTTGGACCCCGAAGACTTCGATCCGGAGGAGCTCACGAGGACGGCCGACGGGGAACTGATACACGAGGAGACGGGGATGATCATCGAGGAGGAGCAGATCGATCCCGGCCCGGAGTGGCGCGCGTTCAACCACTCGGAGCGCCAGGAGAAGTCGCGCGTCGGCGCCCCGACGACGAAGACGATGCACGACAAGGGGCTGACGACGACGATCGACTGGAAGGACAAAGACGCGTACGGCCGCTCTATCTCCTCGAAGAAGCGGTCACAGATGCACCGGCTGCGGAAGTGGCAGGAGCGGATTCGGACGAAGGACGCGGGCGAGCGCAACCTCCAGTTCGCGCTCTCGGAGATCGACCGCATGGCGAGCGCGCTCGGGGTGCCGCGCTCCGTCCGGGAGGTCGCCTCGGTCATCTACCGACGGGCCTTGAACGAGGACCTCATCCGCGGCCGCTCGATCGAGGGCGTCTCCACCGCCGCGCTCTACGCCGCCTGTCGCAAGGAGGGGATCCCCCGGTCGCTCGAGGAGATCTCCGACGTCTCCCGGGTCGACCGCAAGGAGATCGGCCGGACGTACCGCTACATCTCTCAGGAGCTCGGCTTAGAGATGCGTCCGGTCGACCCGAAGAAGTACGTCCCCCGCTTCTCCTCCGAGCTCGATCTGAGCGAGGAGGTCCAGTCGAAGGCCAACGAGATAATCGAGACGACCGCCGAGCAGGGGCTCCTCTCCGGGAAGTCCCCGACCGGGTACGCGGCCGCAGCGATCTACGCGGCCTCCCTGCTCTGTAACGAGAAGAAGACCCAGCGCGAGGTCGCCGACGTCGCGCAGGTGACCGAGGTCACCATCCGCAACCGGTACCAAGAGCAGATCGAAGCGATGGGGATCCACAGCTAG
- a CDS encoding PadR family transcriptional regulator: protein MSEAQTVTDAEAPRSAAELTAFQQNILTILSEEPMYGLAVKRELESYYGSEVNHGRLYPNLDDLVADGLVEKSELDKRTNQYELTEAGHDAVLGQLEWVLDRFVTDEARADEIRALLDE, encoded by the coding sequence ATGTCAGAGGCACAAACAGTCACTGATGCGGAGGCACCGCGGTCGGCGGCGGAACTGACGGCGTTCCAACAGAACATCCTCACAATCCTCTCGGAGGAACCCATGTACGGGCTCGCTGTCAAGCGCGAGCTCGAATCGTACTACGGCTCCGAGGTCAACCACGGCCGGCTCTACCCGAACCTCGACGACCTGGTCGCGGACGGGTTAGTCGAGAAGAGCGAGCTCGACAAGCGGACGAACCAGTACGAGCTGACCGAGGCCGGGCACGACGCGGTCCTCGGCCAGCTGGAGTGGGTCCTCGACCGGTTCGTCACCGACGAGGCGCGCGCCGACGAGATCCGGGCGCTCCTCGACGAGTAA
- the nreA gene encoding DNA repair protein NreA, which yields MRLDEFIEFEANERAERRRLAAEKDYGILDHLDSFERRFEEHVSDDAVVGSVSPSIFVGRSDYPNVSTGLLSPVGREERADAFETSAAWYDEGVSIADVFDRRTSLLNSAQGVDVRDAGATGGVKSIGGSSGPAASVHDAWDGWLGVQREVAIADRPVDVEIGLDGRPDLDFDVGTQDIKTPTGPRAAARTAELGENPHVPRPVQKTLEDDDWRAEGAMTYLYRRGFDVYEINTILSAGALGRGENRRLVPTRWSITAVDDTVGQFLRGSIRDSPTVDRVEVHRNEYLGNAFWVVLVPGRWEYELVEMKSPGSIWNPDPEAGVSLSAASEGREGRTGYVEETAGAYYAARLGVLEHLDDRGRQAKALVLRHVSDDYWGPVGVWQVREAVRNAFEGERGTAETFGEAVRGVAEHLPVSLGRLRRKSTMAAGLQANLGDFVDAG from the coding sequence ATGCGGCTCGACGAGTTCATCGAGTTCGAGGCGAACGAGCGCGCCGAGCGGCGGCGCCTCGCCGCCGAGAAGGACTACGGTATCCTCGACCACCTCGACTCCTTCGAGCGGCGCTTCGAGGAGCACGTCTCCGACGACGCCGTGGTCGGTAGCGTCTCTCCCTCCATCTTCGTCGGTCGCTCGGACTACCCGAACGTCTCGACCGGGCTGCTCTCGCCGGTCGGCCGCGAGGAGCGGGCGGACGCGTTCGAGACCTCCGCGGCGTGGTACGACGAGGGCGTTTCCATCGCGGACGTGTTCGACCGCCGGACGAGTCTGCTCAACTCGGCGCAGGGAGTCGACGTGAGGGACGCCGGCGCGACCGGCGGGGTGAAGTCGATCGGGGGCAGCAGCGGTCCCGCCGCGAGCGTCCACGACGCGTGGGACGGCTGGCTCGGCGTCCAGCGCGAGGTCGCGATCGCCGACCGCCCGGTCGACGTCGAGATCGGGCTCGACGGGCGGCCGGACCTCGACTTCGACGTCGGGACGCAGGACATCAAGACGCCGACCGGACCGCGCGCGGCCGCCCGCACGGCCGAACTCGGGGAGAACCCGCACGTCCCGCGACCCGTACAGAAGACCCTCGAAGACGACGACTGGCGCGCGGAGGGGGCGATGACGTACCTCTACCGCCGCGGCTTCGACGTGTACGAGATCAACACGATCCTCTCGGCGGGCGCGCTCGGCCGCGGCGAGAACCGGCGACTCGTCCCGACGCGCTGGTCGATCACGGCGGTCGACGACACGGTCGGCCAGTTCCTCCGCGGGTCGATCCGCGACAGTCCGACGGTCGACCGGGTCGAGGTCCACCGGAACGAGTACCTCGGCAACGCCTTCTGGGTCGTTCTGGTGCCGGGGCGGTGGGAGTACGAGCTCGTCGAGATGAAGTCGCCCGGCTCCATCTGGAACCCGGACCCCGAGGCGGGCGTCTCCCTCTCGGCCGCCAGCGAGGGCCGCGAGGGGCGGACCGGCTACGTCGAGGAGACCGCCGGCGCCTACTACGCGGCCCGGCTGGGCGTCCTCGAACACCTCGACGATCGCGGGCGACAGGCGAAGGCGCTCGTCTTGCGCCACGTCTCCGACGACTACTGGGGTCCCGTCGGCGTCTGGCAGGTGCGCGAGGCCGTCCGAAACGCCTTCGAGGGGGAGCGCGGCACCGCCGAAACGTTCGGCGAGGCTGTCCGCGGCGTCGCCGAGCACCTCCCGGTCTCGCTCGGTCGCCTCCGCAGAAAATCGACGATGGCCGCCGGGCTCCAAGCGAACCTCGGCGACTTCGTCGACGCCGGGTGA
- a CDS encoding DUF6517 family protein has product MTREPTADERAESADAESFTRRRALAAGGAVALAGLAGCTAYDVVSGDEPAEFAAGTATVADATLSESGYELNEVTDETLAREVEVAGQTREVRVTNTVAEYDKAVELFGQRYQAAVFAAVTTPQIQVLGRALNPIAEMGTRERAEIILSRYENVGDLERGSEYSTTVLDAEADVVVYTADAEIEGTGASTELELHIGEPVAAGDDFVLPLAAYPTTFSDGENVRQMMNGIEHEPASDGD; this is encoded by the coding sequence ATGACCAGAGAGCCGACCGCAGACGAGAGAGCCGAGTCAGCCGACGCGGAGTCGTTCACTCGCCGTCGCGCCCTCGCCGCCGGCGGCGCGGTCGCGCTCGCCGGCCTCGCCGGCTGCACCGCGTACGACGTGGTCAGCGGCGACGAGCCCGCGGAGTTCGCCGCCGGGACCGCGACGGTCGCCGACGCGACGCTCTCGGAGAGCGGCTACGAGCTCAACGAGGTGACCGACGAGACGCTCGCCCGAGAGGTCGAGGTCGCCGGCCAGACGCGCGAGGTCCGCGTGACGAACACCGTCGCGGAGTACGACAAGGCGGTCGAGCTGTTCGGCCAGCGCTACCAGGCCGCCGTCTTTGCCGCGGTGACGACGCCGCAGATACAGGTCCTCGGACGGGCGCTCAATCCGATCGCCGAGATGGGGACCCGCGAGCGCGCCGAGATCATCCTGAGCCGCTACGAGAACGTCGGCGATCTGGAACGCGGCTCGGAGTACTCGACGACGGTCCTCGACGCCGAGGCCGACGTCGTCGTGTACACGGCCGACGCCGAGATCGAGGGCACGGGCGCGAGCACGGAACTGGAGCTCCACATCGGCGAGCCGGTCGCGGCCGGCGACGACTTCGTCCTCCCGCTCGCGGCGTACCCGACCACCTTCAGCGACGGCGAGAACGTCCGCCAGATGATGAACGGGATCGAACACGAGCCGGCGTCGGACGGCGACTGA
- a CDS encoding phosphotransacetylase family protein codes for MTDTTTTLVTATGEGAGKTAITVALARLAADRDRSVGYMKPKGTRLQSNVGKTLDQDPMLARDVLGLDSEMHQMEPVVYSPTFVEGAIRGTEDPDALSDRIREEYEELAADRDHMFVEGATSWTTGGVVDLTDVDIAELLDARVVLVAGYGSPNDLDDVLAAADAFGDRLAGVVFNKVSDDAFDSLDQDGIPFLESRGITVFGAIPHEKELAGVTVGELADELGAELLTDAPTDGFVERFLVGAMGGDEALRYFRRARDAAVITGGDRADVQTAALEASGVACLVLTGGHRPSGAVLGKAADAGKPVLAVNTDTVTAIDRAEGIVRSGRTRDARTVDRMAELLNANVDIGALV; via the coding sequence ATGACAGACACCACCACGACACTCGTCACCGCGACCGGAGAAGGCGCCGGAAAGACAGCGATAACCGTCGCGCTCGCGCGGCTCGCCGCCGACCGCGACCGCAGCGTCGGCTACATGAAGCCGAAGGGGACCCGGCTGCAGTCGAACGTCGGCAAGACGCTCGACCAGGACCCCATGCTCGCCCGCGACGTGCTCGGCCTCGACTCCGAGATGCACCAGATGGAGCCCGTCGTCTACTCGCCGACGTTCGTCGAGGGCGCGATCCGCGGCACCGAGGACCCCGACGCCCTCAGCGACCGGATCCGCGAGGAGTACGAGGAGCTCGCGGCCGACCGTGACCACATGTTCGTCGAGGGCGCCACCAGCTGGACCACCGGCGGCGTCGTCGACCTGACTGACGTCGACATCGCGGAGCTGCTCGACGCGCGAGTGGTGCTCGTCGCGGGGTACGGCTCGCCGAACGACCTCGACGACGTGCTCGCGGCCGCCGACGCCTTCGGCGACCGGCTCGCCGGCGTCGTCTTCAACAAGGTCTCCGACGACGCGTTCGACTCGCTGGACCAGGACGGGATCCCGTTCCTCGAGTCGCGGGGGATCACCGTCTTCGGCGCGATCCCCCACGAGAAGGAGCTCGCCGGCGTCACCGTCGGCGAACTCGCCGACGAGCTCGGCGCCGAGCTGCTCACCGACGCGCCGACCGACGGCTTCGTCGAGCGCTTCCTCGTCGGCGCGATGGGCGGCGACGAGGCGCTGCGGTACTTCCGGCGCGCCCGCGACGCCGCCGTCATCACCGGCGGCGACCGGGCCGACGTCCAGACCGCGGCGCTCGAGGCCTCGGGCGTCGCGTGTCTCGTCCTGACCGGCGGCCACCGCCCCTCCGGCGCGGTGCTCGGGAAGGCGGCCGACGCGGGCAAGCCCGTGCTCGCGGTGAACACCGACACCGTCACCGCGATCGACCGCGCCGAGGGGATCGTCCGCAGCGGGCGGACCCGGGACGCGCGCACGGTCGACCGGATGGCGGAGCTGCTCAACGCGAACGTCGACATCGGCGCGCTGGTCTAG
- the rnhA gene encoding ribonuclease HI, with translation MPTIDCDPATARARLEDAGVRIEPGNTAHERWRAEREGAVAVAYDDKVVVQGSDPTRLTNVIREGGGRAHVYFDGASRGNPGPGAVGWCLVTSDGVVAEGGERIGRVTNNQAEYAALIRALEAADEYGFDEIDVRGDSELIVKQVRGEWDANDPELREKRVRARELLERFDRWSIGHVPREINARADDLANEALDDAN, from the coding sequence ATGCCGACGATCGACTGTGATCCGGCGACCGCGCGGGCCCGTCTCGAGGACGCCGGCGTTCGGATCGAGCCGGGGAACACCGCCCACGAGCGGTGGCGCGCCGAGCGGGAGGGGGCCGTCGCCGTCGCGTACGACGACAAGGTCGTGGTACAGGGAAGCGACCCGACGCGGCTGACGAACGTCATCCGCGAGGGGGGCGGCCGCGCGCACGTCTACTTCGACGGCGCGTCCCGCGGGAACCCCGGCCCGGGCGCGGTCGGCTGGTGTCTCGTCACGTCCGACGGCGTCGTCGCCGAGGGCGGCGAGCGGATCGGGCGGGTCACCAACAACCAGGCCGAGTACGCCGCGCTGATCCGGGCGCTCGAAGCCGCCGATGAGTACGGCTTCGACGAGATCGACGTCCGCGGTGACTCCGAGCTGATCGTCAAGCAGGTACGCGGGGAGTGGGACGCCAACGACCCCGAGCTGCGAGAGAAGCGGGTCCGCGCCCGGGAGCTGTTGGAGCGGTTCGACCGCTGGTCGATCGGCCACGTTCCGCGAGAAATAAACGCGCGCGCCGACGATCTGGCGAACGAGGCACTCGATGACGCGAACTAA
- a CDS encoding acetate--CoA ligase, producing MGTLNELFDPDRVAVVGATAREGAVGRAVTSNLLDDFDGDTVPVNPNYDEVLGTPCVDEVADADADVAVVVVPPSIVLDAIEACGEAGVRNVVVITAGFGETGEDGAARERRLAEIADEYDLNLVGPNSLGIMSTPSGMNATFGPENALPGGLSFMSQSGAFVTAVLDWANDNGIGFKDVVSLGNKAVLDETDFVDHWGSDEETDVIIGYLEGIEDGREFIEAARETTQDTPIVAVKSGRTSAGAQAASSHTGTLAGSDKAYEAGLDQAGVIRAESVDELFDSAGILGSQPLPDTDSVAIVTNAGGPGVMATDAVGDADLDMASFTGETTDALAESMPGEANIHNPVDVIGDADVERFREALEITVADDNVGAALVLAAPTATIDFADLADAIEAVSEEMDAPVAACLMGGDRTREPKQQLQARGIPCYFDPARGIESVATLARYRDIKEREYAAPMSFDVDRERAAEILGTVRDRDDNRLGVEAMELLDAYGIPTPAGEIVDSPERAAEVAAGIDGDVVMKIVSPDILHKSDIGGVAVGVEDAEVADTYEDLITRARNYQPDATLLGVQVQEMVDLDDGVETIVGMNRDPQFGPLLMFGLGGIFVEVMEDTTFRVAPVSEPEAREMTEEIQSAPLLRGARGRDPVDVDAVVETIGRLSQLVTDFPAILELDINPLVALPDADGGTNAAAVDVRLTVDPEELDS from the coding sequence ATGGGTACGCTCAACGAGCTGTTCGACCCGGATCGGGTCGCCGTCGTCGGTGCGACCGCCCGCGAGGGAGCCGTCGGTCGCGCCGTCACGTCGAATCTGCTCGACGACTTCGACGGCGACACCGTTCCCGTCAACCCGAACTACGACGAGGTGCTCGGGACGCCCTGCGTCGACGAGGTGGCCGACGCCGACGCGGACGTGGCCGTCGTCGTCGTGCCGCCCTCGATCGTGCTTGACGCGATCGAGGCGTGCGGCGAGGCGGGCGTCCGGAACGTCGTCGTGATCACCGCCGGGTTCGGCGAGACGGGAGAGGACGGGGCGGCGAGGGAGCGGCGCCTCGCGGAGATAGCCGACGAGTACGACCTCAACCTCGTCGGCCCCAACAGCCTGGGGATCATGTCGACCCCCTCGGGCATGAACGCGACGTTCGGACCGGAGAACGCCCTTCCCGGCGGGCTCTCCTTTATGAGCCAGTCGGGCGCGTTCGTCACCGCGGTCCTCGACTGGGCCAACGACAACGGGATCGGCTTCAAGGACGTCGTCTCGCTCGGGAACAAGGCCGTCCTCGACGAGACCGACTTCGTCGACCACTGGGGATCGGACGAGGAGACCGACGTGATCATCGGCTACCTCGAGGGGATCGAGGACGGCCGCGAGTTCATCGAGGCGGCCCGCGAGACGACGCAGGACACCCCGATCGTCGCCGTGAAGTCGGGGCGAACGAGCGCCGGCGCGCAGGCCGCCTCCTCGCACACCGGCACCCTCGCCGGCTCCGATAAGGCGTACGAGGCCGGCCTCGACCAGGCGGGGGTCATCCGCGCCGAGTCGGTCGACGAGCTGTTCGACTCGGCCGGAATCTTAGGCAGCCAGCCGCTCCCCGACACCGACAGCGTCGCCATCGTCACCAACGCCGGCGGCCCCGGCGTGATGGCGACCGACGCCGTCGGCGACGCCGACCTCGACATGGCGTCGTTCACCGGCGAGACGACCGACGCCCTCGCCGAGTCGATGCCCGGCGAGGCGAACATCCACAACCCCGTCGACGTGATCGGCGACGCCGACGTGGAGCGCTTCCGCGAGGCCTTGGAGATCACCGTCGCCGACGACAACGTCGGGGCCGCCCTCGTGCTGGCCGCGCCGACGGCGACGATCGACTTCGCGGACCTCGCGGACGCCATCGAGGCGGTCAGCGAGGAGATGGACGCGCCCGTCGCCGCCTGCCTGATGGGCGGCGACCGGACGCGCGAGCCGAAACAGCAGCTGCAGGCGCGGGGGATCCCCTGCTACTTCGACCCCGCCCGCGGGATCGAGAGCGTCGCGACGCTCGCGCGGTACCGCGACATCAAGGAGCGCGAGTACGCGGCGCCGATGTCGTTCGACGTCGACCGCGAGCGCGCCGCGGAGATCCTCGGGACGGTGCGCGACCGCGACGACAACCGCCTCGGCGTCGAGGCGATGGAGCTGCTCGACGCGTACGGGATTCCCACGCCCGCCGGCGAGATCGTCGACTCGCCCGAGCGCGCCGCCGAGGTCGCGGCCGGGATCGACGGCGACGTCGTGATGAAGATCGTCTCGCCGGACATCCTGCACAAGTCCGACATCGGCGGCGTCGCCGTCGGCGTCGAGGACGCCGAGGTGGCGGACACCTACGAGGACCTGATCACCCGCGCGCGCAACTACCAGCCGGACGCGACCCTGCTCGGCGTGCAGGTGCAGGAGATGGTCGACCTCGACGACGGGGTCGAGACGATCGTCGGCATGAACCGCGACCCGCAGTTCGGCCCGCTGCTGATGTTCGGGCTCGGCGGCATCTTCGTGGAGGTGATGGAGGACACCACCTTCCGCGTCGCGCCCGTCTCGGAGCCGGAGGCCCGCGAGATGACCGAGGAGATCCAGTCGGCGCCGCTGCTGCGCGGCGCCCGCGGCCGCGACCCGGTCGACGTCGACGCCGTCGTCGAGACGATCGGTCGGCTCTCCCAGCTGGTCACCGACTTCCCGGCCATCTTGGAGCTCGACATCAACCCGCTCGTCGCACTGCCCGACGCCGACGGCGGCACGAACGCCGCCGCCGTCGACGTGAGACTCACCGTTGACCCGGAGGAACTCGACTCATGA
- a CDS encoding preprotein translocase subunit TatA, protein MVPTVPAFGGVPAGPELVIIMLIAVLLFGVPLVVIAGAVLFLKLRSDGEEADADRIAELEAEVERLREKVEDEPRQKDERDGDDRL, encoded by the coding sequence ATGGTTCCAACGGTCCCCGCGTTCGGCGGCGTCCCCGCCGGCCCAGAGCTCGTGATCATCATGCTAATCGCCGTCCTCCTCTTCGGCGTTCCCCTCGTCGTCATCGCTGGAGCGGTGCTGTTCCTCAAACTGCGCTCGGACGGCGAGGAGGCTGACGCCGACCGCATCGCGGAGCTGGAGGCGGAGGTCGAACGACTCCGCGAGAAGGTGGAGGACGAACCGAGGCAGAAAGACGAGCGCGACGGCGACGATCGCTTATAA